The Streptomyces sp. CC0208 genome window below encodes:
- a CDS encoding AraC family transcriptional regulator: MAEQALWTRARLGRCGPPLDLLTARFDRHVYASHTHEQFSIGICVGGSEVIDYRGDHLRPGPGSIVVLAPGEMHTGRPAAADAGYAYRALYPDPALLTEGTVGGGLPYFRDPLLDDPELASALGRAHTELSACPDPLEAESRLPWLLTALARRHSTARASDDVVPGAAHIAHAVRDRLADDLLEPPSLAELATALSLSRYQLLRAFRTTMGMPPYAWLAQHRVHRARGLLESGLRPAEVASLVGFADQAHLTRWFRRVLGVTPAAYRNSVQDAGR, encoded by the coding sequence GTGGCGGAACAGGCACTGTGGACGAGAGCACGGCTGGGCCGCTGCGGCCCCCCGCTGGACCTCCTGACCGCCCGCTTCGACCGCCACGTCTACGCCTCGCACACGCACGAGCAGTTCAGCATCGGCATCTGCGTCGGCGGCTCCGAGGTCATCGACTACCGAGGCGACCACCTCCGCCCGGGCCCGGGCTCCATCGTCGTACTGGCCCCAGGCGAAATGCACACAGGCCGCCCCGCAGCCGCCGACGCCGGCTACGCATACCGCGCCCTGTACCCCGACCCCGCCCTCCTCACCGAGGGCACCGTCGGCGGCGGCCTCCCGTACTTCCGCGACCCCCTCCTCGACGACCCCGAACTCGCCTCCGCCCTCGGCCGCGCCCACACCGAACTGAGCGCCTGCCCGGACCCGTTGGAGGCCGAGTCCCGCCTCCCGTGGCTGCTGACGGCCCTCGCCCGCCGCCACTCCACGGCCCGCGCTTCCGACGATGTCGTCCCAGGCGCCGCCCACATCGCCCACGCGGTGCGGGACCGCCTGGCCGACGACCTCCTGGAGCCCCCCTCCCTCGCCGAACTCGCCACCGCTCTAAGCCTGTCCCGCTACCAACTCCTCCGAGCCTTCCGTACGACGATGGGGATGCCCCCGTACGCCTGGCTGGCGCAGCACCGGGTACACCGGGCCCGCGGACTACTGGAATCCGGGCTCAGGCCGGCCGAGGTCGCGAGCCTGGTGGGCTTCGCCGACCAGGCGCACCTGACCCGCTGGTTCCGGCGGGTACTCGGGGTCACCCCGGCGGCGTACCGCAACAGCGTTCAAGACGCGGGCCGCTGA
- a CDS encoding 3-oxoacyl-ACP reductase codes for MPLPLEGLSAIVTGAGRGLGRAEALELARLGAAVVVNDYGQPGRDGSGEASAGPAEQVADEIRAAGGQAVAHTGDVADHQQARELTELAIAEFGKLDILVNNAGILRDRMVFSMTEGEWDAVIRVHLKGHFNTTRFAAAHWRDRSKAAGGPVYGRIVNTSSEAFLAGSAGQPNYAAAKGGIVGLTTSTALALAKYGVTANAICPRARTRMTEEVFAGLEQPESGLDPLAPEHVAPLVGYLASPAAERVNGQLMVVHGGMVAIVERPRVQAKFDSKQDTFSYDELDALLTPHYARRPAGETFAAAEVLGLKRE; via the coding sequence GTGCCACTGCCACTTGAGGGGCTCTCAGCGATCGTCACCGGCGCCGGACGCGGCCTTGGCCGGGCCGAGGCGCTGGAGCTGGCCCGGCTCGGCGCCGCCGTCGTCGTCAACGACTACGGACAACCGGGCCGGGACGGCTCCGGCGAGGCCTCCGCGGGCCCCGCCGAGCAGGTCGCCGACGAGATCCGGGCCGCGGGCGGACAGGCCGTCGCCCACACCGGGGACGTGGCCGACCACCAACAGGCGCGTGAGCTCACGGAGTTGGCGATCGCCGAGTTCGGCAAGCTCGACATCCTCGTCAACAACGCGGGCATCCTGCGCGACCGCATGGTCTTCTCCATGACCGAGGGCGAGTGGGACGCGGTGATCCGGGTCCACCTCAAGGGCCACTTCAACACGACCCGGTTCGCGGCCGCGCACTGGAGGGACCGGTCCAAAGCGGCGGGCGGGCCGGTGTACGGCCGGATCGTGAACACCTCCTCGGAGGCGTTCCTCGCCGGGTCCGCAGGACAGCCCAACTACGCTGCGGCCAAGGGGGGAATCGTCGGACTCACCACCTCGACGGCCCTCGCGCTCGCCAAGTACGGCGTCACCGCCAACGCCATCTGCCCGCGCGCCCGCACCCGGATGACCGAGGAAGTCTTCGCCGGTCTGGAGCAGCCCGAGTCGGGACTCGATCCCCTCGCCCCCGAGCATGTCGCCCCGCTCGTCGGCTACTTGGCCTCACCTGCGGCCGAGCGCGTCAACGGCCAGCTGATGGTCGTACACGGAGGGATGGTTGCCATCGTCGAACGGCCGCGGGTGCAGGCGAAGTTCGACAGCAAGCAGGACACCTTCAGCTACGACGAACTGGACGCGCTGCTCACCCCGCACTACGCGCGACGGCCGGCGGGGGAGACCTTCGCGGCGGCCGAAGTGCTGGGGCTCAAGCGGGAGTAG
- a CDS encoding C4-type zinc ribbon domain-containing protein encodes MNAAPADQIRLLDVQALDVRLQQLTHKRRSLPEHAEIESLTKDATQLRDLLVAAQTEESDTAREQTKAEQDVDQVRQRAARDQQRLDSGAVTSPKDLENLQREITSLAKRQGDLEDVVLEVMERLESAQERVAELTGRVSSVQSKIEDATARRDAAFETLDGEIASVTKEREVIAASVPADLLKLYEKLREQQGGVGAAKLYQRTCQGCRQELSITDFNEVRAAAPDTVVRCENCRRILVRTSDSGL; translated from the coding sequence CTGAACGCCGCGCCCGCCGACCAGATCCGCCTCCTCGACGTCCAGGCCCTCGACGTCCGCCTCCAGCAGCTCACCCACAAGCGCAGGTCGCTGCCCGAGCACGCCGAGATCGAGTCGCTCACCAAGGACGCCACCCAGCTGCGCGACCTGCTCGTGGCCGCCCAGACCGAGGAGAGCGACACCGCCCGCGAGCAGACCAAGGCCGAGCAGGACGTGGACCAGGTGCGTCAGCGTGCCGCCCGCGACCAGCAGCGACTGGACTCCGGCGCCGTGACCTCGCCGAAGGACCTGGAGAACCTCCAGCGCGAGATCACCTCCCTGGCCAAGCGCCAGGGCGACCTGGAGGACGTCGTCCTTGAGGTCATGGAGCGCCTGGAGTCCGCACAGGAGCGGGTGGCCGAGCTGACCGGACGCGTGTCCTCCGTCCAGTCGAAGATCGAGGACGCCACCGCCCGCCGGGACGCGGCCTTCGAGACCCTCGACGGCGAGATCGCCTCCGTGACCAAGGAGCGCGAGGTCATCGCCGCCTCCGTCCCCGCCGACCTCCTCAAGCTCTACGAGAAGCTTCGCGAGCAGCAGGGCGGCGTCGGCGCGGCCAAGCTGTACCAGCGCACCTGCCAGGGCTGCCGCCAGGAGCTGTCCATCACGGACTTCAACGAGGTCCGCGCGGCCGCGCCCGACACCGTGGTCCGCTGCGAGAACTGCCGCCGCATCCTGGTGCGCACGTCCGACTCCGGCCTGTAA
- the yaaA gene encoding peroxide stress protein YaaA, which translates to MLVLLPPSEGKASSGRGAPLKLESLSLPGLNESREAVLDALVELCAADEEKAREVLGLSEGLRGEVAKNVELRTAGARPAGEIYTGVLYDALDLASLDAAAKRRAGRSLLVFSGLWGAVRVTDRIPSYRCSMGVRLPGIGALGTHWRTPMAAALTEAAGNGLVLDLRSSAYAAAWKPKGEVAGRTATVRVLHAPTRKVVSHFNKATKGRMVRSLLSAGVSPKGPAELVEALRELGYVVEASVPAKAGQAWSLDVLVDEIH; encoded by the coding sequence GTGCTGGTCCTGCTGCCTCCCTCCGAAGGCAAGGCGTCCTCCGGTCGTGGCGCCCCGCTGAAACTGGAGTCGCTGTCGCTGCCGGGGCTCAACGAGAGCCGGGAGGCCGTCCTCGACGCGCTCGTCGAGCTGTGCGCCGCCGACGAGGAGAAGGCGCGCGAGGTGCTCGGACTGAGCGAGGGACTGCGCGGCGAGGTCGCGAAGAACGTCGAGCTCAGGACCGCGGGAGCGCGTCCCGCCGGGGAGATCTACACGGGTGTCCTCTACGACGCCCTCGACCTGGCTTCCCTCGACGCGGCCGCGAAGAGGCGCGCGGGGCGTTCGCTGCTCGTGTTCTCGGGGCTGTGGGGTGCGGTCCGGGTGACCGACCGGATTCCGTCGTACCGCTGCTCGATGGGGGTGCGGCTGCCCGGGATCGGGGCGCTGGGCACGCACTGGCGGACGCCGATGGCCGCCGCCCTCACCGAGGCCGCCGGGAACGGCCTCGTTCTCGATCTGCGGTCCTCCGCCTACGCGGCCGCGTGGAAGCCGAAGGGTGAGGTCGCGGGGCGGACGGCGACCGTACGGGTGCTGCACGCGCCGACCCGGAAGGTCGTCAGCCACTTCAACAAGGCGACGAAGGGGCGGATGGTGCGCAGCCTGCTGTCGGCCGGGGTCTCGCCGAAGGGGCCGGCCGAGCTGGTCGAGGCGCTGCGGGAGCTGGGGTACGTGGTGGAGGCGTCCGTGCCCGCCAAGGCGGGGCAGGCCTGGTCCCTGGATGTGCTGGTGGACGAGATCCACTGA
- a CDS encoding Zn-dependent alcohol dehydrogenase, with amino-acid sequence MRAAVLHEIGQEKLEVLEDVEAVGFGPGRVRIRIRATGLCHSDLSAMAGVLPQPAPFVPGHEGAGEIVEVGEGVSHLKAGDRVVVCWLPACGACPACKRGQTELCLAGFMNAGTPNFRRPGGDVFGFAGTGTFTEEVVVDAGCAVPIPDDVPFDIAALIGCGVTTGLGAALNTADVEAGSSVAVIGCGGVGISAIQGARLKGAAEIVAVDPVASRREAALGFGATRAVSPDELADAKQQVTAGEGFDYVFEVVGKSATARTAYETTRRGGTLVVVGAGAMDDNLQLNMFELFFDEKRILPSLYGGGDVLRSYERTIALWRAGRIDLDGLITHRVSLSEINEALDQMRTGSSLRTCIEI; translated from the coding sequence ATGCGCGCAGCCGTACTGCACGAGATCGGCCAGGAAAAGCTCGAAGTCCTCGAAGACGTAGAGGCGGTGGGCTTCGGACCCGGCAGGGTGCGGATCCGGATACGGGCCACAGGGCTGTGTCATTCGGACCTGTCCGCGATGGCCGGGGTCCTCCCGCAGCCGGCGCCCTTCGTGCCCGGACACGAAGGCGCCGGCGAGATCGTCGAAGTCGGGGAGGGCGTCAGCCACTTGAAGGCGGGCGACCGGGTCGTCGTCTGCTGGCTGCCCGCCTGCGGTGCCTGCCCCGCCTGCAAGCGCGGGCAGACCGAGCTGTGTCTGGCCGGGTTCATGAACGCCGGCACCCCCAACTTCCGGCGCCCCGGCGGGGACGTGTTCGGTTTCGCGGGGACCGGCACCTTCACCGAGGAGGTCGTCGTCGACGCGGGCTGCGCGGTGCCGATACCCGACGACGTGCCCTTCGACATCGCGGCGCTGATCGGCTGCGGGGTCACCACGGGACTCGGGGCCGCGCTCAACACCGCGGACGTGGAGGCCGGTTCGTCGGTCGCCGTCATCGGCTGCGGTGGCGTCGGCATCTCCGCCATCCAGGGCGCCCGCCTCAAGGGCGCCGCCGAGATCGTCGCCGTCGACCCGGTCGCCTCGCGCCGCGAAGCCGCCCTGGGGTTCGGCGCCACCCGGGCCGTCTCCCCGGACGAACTCGCCGACGCCAAGCAGCAGGTGACCGCGGGCGAGGGCTTCGACTACGTCTTCGAGGTCGTCGGCAAGTCGGCGACCGCGAGGACGGCGTACGAGACGACCCGGCGCGGCGGCACCCTCGTGGTCGTCGGCGCGGGCGCCATGGACGACAACCTCCAGCTCAACATGTTCGAGCTGTTCTTCGACGAGAAGCGCATCCTGCCGTCCCTGTACGGCGGCGGGGACGTACTGCGCTCCTACGAGCGGACCATCGCCCTGTGGCGGGCCGGCCGTATCGACCTGGACGGTCTGATCACCCACCGGGTGTCGCTGAGCGAGATCAACGAGGCGCTCGACCAGATGCGCACGGGGAGCTCACTCCGTACCTGCATCGAGATCTGA
- the eda gene encoding bifunctional 4-hydroxy-2-oxoglutarate aldolase/2-dehydro-3-deoxy-phosphogluconate aldolase, translating into MASSPHASLLDIAPVVPVVVIADASDAVPLARALVAGGLPAIEVTLRTPAAPDAIRAIAEEVPDAVVGAGTVITPGQVRESVAAGARFLVSPGWTDVLLEAMRGSGVPFLPGVSTASEVVALLERGVREMKFFPAEAAGGTAYLKSLSGPLPRARFCPTGGIGAGNAPEYLALPNVGCVGGTWMLPADAVAARDWGRVERLAREASRLRLRAQV; encoded by the coding sequence ATGGCCTCCTCCCCGCATGCCTCTCTGCTCGACATCGCGCCCGTCGTGCCCGTCGTCGTCATCGCGGACGCCTCCGACGCCGTGCCGCTCGCCCGGGCGCTTGTCGCCGGCGGGCTGCCCGCGATCGAGGTGACGCTGCGGACGCCGGCCGCGCCGGACGCGATCCGGGCGATCGCCGAGGAGGTGCCGGACGCGGTGGTCGGGGCCGGGACCGTCATCACGCCCGGGCAGGTGCGGGAGTCGGTGGCGGCGGGTGCGCGCTTCCTCGTCAGCCCGGGCTGGACGGACGTACTCCTGGAGGCGATGCGGGGGTCCGGGGTGCCGTTCCTGCCGGGGGTGTCCACGGCCTCGGAGGTCGTGGCGCTGCTGGAGCGGGGGGTGCGGGAGATGAAGTTCTTCCCGGCGGAGGCGGCCGGGGGCACGGCCTATCTGAAGTCGCTGTCCGGGCCGTTGCCGCGGGCTCGGTTCTGTCCTACCGGAGGGATCGGGGCCGGGAACGCCCCCGAGTACCTGGCCCTTCCCAACGTCGGCTGTGTGGGCGGGACGTGGATGCTGCCCGCGGACGCGGTCGCCGCGCGGGACTGGGGGCGGGTCGAAAGGCTGGCCCGGGAGGCGTCCCGGCTGCGGCTACGGGCGCAGGTGTGA
- a CDS encoding Nif3-like dinuclear metal center hexameric protein — protein MPRLSEVIAALENLWPAERAESWDAVGTVVGEPDQEVARVLFAVDPVQEIVDEAVKLGADLLVTHHPLYLRGTTTVAASHFKGRVVHTLIKNDIALHVAHTNADSADPGVSDALAGALDLRVVRPLVPDPTDSEGRRGLGRVCELDPPTTVREFAARAAERLPATAQGIRVAGDPEATVRTVAVSGGSGDSLFDQVRAAGVDAFLTADLRHHPVSEARAHSPLALLDAAHWATEWPWCELAAAQLDEISDRHGWNLRVHVSKTVTDPWTSHSPSPGAPN, from the coding sequence GTGCCCCGTCTGTCTGAAGTCATCGCCGCGCTGGAGAACCTGTGGCCCGCCGAGCGGGCCGAGTCCTGGGACGCGGTCGGCACCGTCGTGGGCGAACCCGACCAGGAGGTCGCGCGGGTCCTCTTCGCCGTCGACCCGGTCCAGGAGATCGTCGACGAGGCGGTGAAGCTGGGCGCGGACCTGCTGGTCACCCACCACCCCCTCTACCTGCGCGGTACGACGACCGTGGCGGCCTCGCACTTCAAGGGCCGGGTCGTCCACACCCTCATCAAGAACGACATCGCGCTGCACGTGGCCCACACCAACGCGGACAGCGCCGACCCGGGCGTCTCGGACGCCCTCGCGGGCGCGCTCGACCTCCGTGTCGTACGGCCGCTGGTGCCGGACCCGACGGACTCGGAAGGGCGCCGGGGACTGGGCCGCGTGTGCGAGCTCGACCCCCCGACGACCGTCCGCGAGTTCGCCGCGCGGGCCGCCGAACGCCTGCCGGCCACCGCCCAGGGCATCCGCGTCGCCGGCGACCCCGAGGCCACCGTCCGCACGGTCGCCGTCAGCGGAGGCTCCGGCGACAGCCTCTTCGACCAGGTCCGCGCGGCCGGCGTCGACGCCTTCCTCACCGCGGACCTGCGCCACCACCCGGTCTCCGAGGCCCGGGCCCACAGTCCTCTCGCGCTGCTCGACGCGGCGCACTGGGCCACCGAGTGGCCCTGGTGCGAGCTGGCCGCCGCCCAGCTCGACGAGATCTCCGACCGCCACGGCTGGAACCTGCGTGTGCACGTCTCCAAGACGGTCACCGACCCCTGGACCAGCCACTCCCCTTCACCTGGAGCCCCCAACTGA
- a CDS encoding bifunctional RNase H/acid phosphatase: MREFIVEADGGSRGNPGPAGYGCVVLDAATGETLVETYEYLGVVTNNVAEYRGLLAGLRAAHDLDPSARVHVRMDSKLVVEQMSGRWKIKHPDMKPLALAAGRVFPPGRVTYEWIPREQNKHADRLANEAMDSEGSASSVRQPSPAAEADAGAAAKAETDVPAAKAEADVRAAKAVAAPGWAPADMGAPATFVLLRHGETPLTPQKRFSGSGGTDPSLSEVGREQADRAATALARRGTIQHILTSPLTRTRQTAAAVADRLGLEVTVEDGLIETDFGAWEGLTFGEVRERYPDDLTAWLSDPEAQPTGGGESFAATATRIAATRDRLVAAYAGRTVLLVTHVTPIKTFVRLALGAPPESLFRMELSAASMSVVAYYADGNASVRLLNDTSHLRP; encoded by the coding sequence GTGCGGGAGTTCATCGTCGAGGCCGACGGCGGCTCGCGGGGCAACCCCGGGCCGGCCGGCTACGGCTGCGTGGTGTTGGACGCGGCGACGGGGGAGACGCTGGTCGAGACGTACGAGTACCTCGGCGTCGTCACCAACAACGTCGCCGAGTACCGGGGGCTGCTGGCGGGTCTGCGCGCCGCGCACGACCTCGACCCCTCCGCCCGCGTCCACGTCCGCATGGACTCCAAGCTCGTCGTCGAGCAGATGTCGGGCCGCTGGAAGATCAAGCACCCCGACATGAAGCCGCTCGCTCTGGCAGCCGGGCGGGTGTTTCCGCCGGGGCGGGTGACGTACGAGTGGATCCCGCGCGAGCAGAACAAGCACGCCGACCGGCTGGCGAACGAGGCGATGGATTCGGAGGGTTCCGCGAGTTCGGTTCGGCAGCCGTCTCCTGCTGCTGAAGCTGATGCTGGCGCGGCCGCCAAGGCCGAGACTGACGTGCCTGCCGCCAAGGCCGAGGCCGACGTGCGGGCTGCCAAAGCGGTGGCCGCCCCCGGCTGGGCCCCGGCCGACATGGGTGCGCCGGCCACCTTCGTACTCCTGCGGCACGGGGAGACTCCGCTCACGCCCCAGAAGCGGTTCTCGGGGAGCGGCGGTACGGATCCCTCCCTCTCCGAGGTCGGCAGGGAACAGGCAGACCGCGCAGCGACCGCCCTGGCACGCCGAGGCACGATCCAGCACATCCTCACCTCCCCCCTGACCCGTACCCGGCAGACCGCCGCCGCCGTGGCCGACCGGCTCGGTCTCGAGGTCACCGTCGAGGACGGCCTGATCGAGACCGACTTCGGCGCCTGGGAGGGGCTCACCTTCGGCGAGGTGCGCGAGCGCTACCCGGACGACCTCACCGCCTGGCTGTCCGACCCGGAGGCTCAACCCACCGGCGGCGGCGAGAGCTTCGCGGCCACGGCGACCCGGATCGCGGCGACCAGGGACAGGCTCGTCGCGGCGTACGCGGGCCGCACGGTCCTGCTCGTCACGCACGTCACCCCGATCAAGACGTTCGTCCGCCTCGCGCTCGGCGCCCCGCCCGAGTCCCTGTTCCGCATGGAACTCTCGGCGGCGTCCATGTCGGTGGTCGCGTACTACGCCGACGGCAACGCGAGCGTGCGGCTCCTCAACGACACCTCACACCTGCGCCCGTAG
- a CDS encoding Uma2 family endonuclease, whose product MTAMAHESLTQEEVLLEGFLALDAPEGFRAELIEGEIVVTPPPDGEHEKYISRIVRQVIKHARIEMDFSGNKGLKLRSGEACPKNHVVPDVTLAPLELDLFGSADSWMPCDGVALVLEVTSTKPKADREAKRRCYSRGGIPLYLLVDRETSSVTLFSDPEKDDYREHCTRPFGKPITLPDPFSFDLETADFL is encoded by the coding sequence ATGACTGCCATGGCCCACGAGTCGCTCACGCAGGAAGAGGTCCTGCTGGAGGGCTTTCTCGCCCTGGACGCTCCGGAGGGTTTCCGGGCGGAGCTGATCGAGGGGGAGATCGTTGTGACGCCGCCGCCGGACGGGGAGCACGAGAAGTACATCAGCCGAATCGTGCGGCAAGTGATCAAGCACGCGCGGATCGAGATGGACTTCTCCGGGAACAAGGGGCTGAAACTGAGAAGCGGCGAAGCCTGTCCGAAGAACCACGTGGTCCCCGACGTCACGCTCGCGCCTCTTGAGCTCGATCTTTTCGGGAGCGCCGACTCCTGGATGCCCTGCGACGGCGTCGCCTTGGTCCTCGAGGTGACGTCCACCAAGCCCAAGGCGGATCGCGAGGCCAAAAGGCGCTGCTACTCCCGCGGCGGTATCCCTCTCTACCTGCTCGTCGACCGGGAGACGTCGTCGGTCACCCTGTTCAGCGACCCGGAGAAGGACGACTACCGGGAGCACTGCACCCGCCCCTTCGGGAAGCCGATCACCCTGCCCGACCCCTTCTCCTTCGACCTGGAGACCGCGGACTTTCTCTGA
- a CDS encoding RNB domain-containing ribonuclease, with product MPRRRIRVTDVPLRAAFAALRTELGVPSDFPPEATAQAERGPDLQGYEDATDLPLFTIDPPASTDLDQAMHLSRRGTGYRLRYAIADVAAFVVPGSGLDAETHRRVMTLYFPDTRVPLHPPVLSEGAASLLPDQVRPAALWTIDLDAEGRTTAADVRRALVRSRAKLDYEGVQRTIDAGTAEEPLELLRVVGELRERLEVERGGISLRVPEQEIVERNGSYELTYRAPLPADGWNAQISLLTGMAAADLMLAYGTGVLRTLPAAPDGAVGRLRRTATALRIDWPHHVSYAALIRSLDPGIPSHAAFLQECTTLLRGAGYTVFRDGVLPSPTTHAAVAAPYAHCTAPLRRLADRYASEICLAAVAGEPVPEWVLAAFEALPREMSEGGHRAATAERACVDLVEAAVLKDRVGEVFDGCVVDVDEHRPTVGTVQLETPAVMGRIDGEDLSLGERLRVKVVQSDPGTSKVRFAPA from the coding sequence ATGCCCCGCCGCCGCATACGTGTGACCGACGTCCCGCTACGGGCCGCCTTCGCCGCCCTGCGCACCGAACTCGGCGTGCCCTCGGACTTCCCGCCCGAGGCGACGGCTCAGGCGGAACGGGGGCCCGACCTGCAGGGGTACGAGGACGCCACCGACCTCCCCCTCTTCACCATCGACCCGCCCGCCTCCACCGACCTCGACCAGGCGATGCACCTCTCCCGACGGGGCACCGGCTACCGCCTCCGGTACGCCATCGCCGACGTCGCCGCCTTCGTGGTCCCCGGCTCGGGGCTGGACGCGGAGACCCACCGGCGGGTGATGACCCTGTACTTCCCGGACACCCGCGTTCCGCTCCATCCGCCGGTGCTCAGCGAGGGCGCCGCGAGCCTCCTCCCGGACCAGGTCCGCCCCGCCGCCCTGTGGACGATCGACCTCGACGCGGAGGGCCGTACGACCGCCGCCGACGTCCGCCGGGCCCTGGTCCGCAGCCGGGCCAAGCTCGACTACGAGGGCGTGCAGCGGACGATCGACGCGGGCACGGCGGAGGAGCCGCTGGAGCTGCTTCGCGTCGTCGGCGAGCTGCGGGAACGGCTGGAGGTCGAGCGCGGGGGCATCTCCTTGCGGGTCCCCGAACAGGAGATCGTCGAGCGGAACGGCTCGTACGAGCTCACCTACCGCGCTCCGCTGCCCGCCGACGGCTGGAACGCCCAGATCTCCCTGCTCACGGGTATGGCCGCCGCCGACCTGATGCTCGCGTACGGCACGGGAGTGCTCCGCACGCTCCCCGCCGCCCCGGACGGCGCGGTGGGCCGCCTCCGCCGCACCGCCACCGCCCTGCGCATCGACTGGCCGCACCATGTGTCGTACGCGGCGCTGATCCGTTCCCTGGACCCGGGGATCCCGTCCCACGCGGCGTTCCTCCAGGAGTGCACGACCCTGCTGCGGGGCGCCGGCTACACGGTCTTCCGCGACGGCGTCCTGCCCTCCCCCACCACCCACGCGGCGGTGGCCGCCCCGTACGCCCACTGCACGGCACCCCTGCGGCGCCTGGCCGACCGGTACGCGTCGGAGATCTGCCTGGCGGCGGTGGCGGGGGAGCCGGTGCCGGAGTGGGTGCTCGCCGCTTTCGAGGCGCTGCCTCGCGAGATGTCCGAGGGCGGCCACCGTGCGGCCACGGCGGAACGGGCGTGCGTCGACCTCGTCGAGGCGGCGGTGCTCAAGGACCGGGTGGGGGAGGTGTTCGACGGGTGCGTGGTGGACGTGGACGAACACCGGCCGACGGTGGGGACCGTGCAGTTGGAGACCCCGGCGGTCATGGGCCGGATCGACGGGGAGGATCTGTCGCTGGGCGAGCGCCTCAGGGTGAAGGTCGTGCAGTCGGATCCGGGAACCTCGAAAGTGCGCTTCGCGCCTGCTTGA